One Streptomyces mobaraensis NBRC 13819 = DSM 40847 DNA segment encodes these proteins:
- a CDS encoding VIT1/CCC1 transporter family protein, which translates to MAVLDTAAATHIAHRDNHTHRDVNGGWLRPAVFGAMDGLVSNLALLTGVAGGEASSKTLVITGLAGLAAGAFSMAVGEYTSVASQRELVLAELDIERRELRKHPTDELEELAALYESRGVEPALAREVARQLSKDPEQALEIHAREELGIDPSDLPSPMTAALASFGSFALGALLPVLPYLLGATQLWPAVLLALLGLFACGAVVARVTARSWWFSGLRQLLLGGAAAGVTYLLGIAFGTAVG; encoded by the coding sequence ATGGCCGTCCTCGACACCGCCGCGGCGACGCACATAGCCCACCGCGACAACCACACGCACCGCGATGTGAACGGCGGCTGGCTGCGCCCGGCCGTGTTCGGGGCCATGGACGGGCTCGTGTCGAACCTCGCGCTGCTGACGGGCGTCGCGGGCGGGGAGGCGTCCTCGAAGACGCTGGTGATCACGGGGCTCGCCGGGCTCGCGGCGGGCGCGTTCTCGATGGCGGTGGGGGAGTACACCTCCGTCGCGTCGCAGCGTGAGCTGGTCCTCGCGGAGCTGGACATCGAGCGGCGTGAGCTGCGGAAACACCCGACCGACGAGCTGGAGGAGCTGGCCGCGCTCTACGAGTCGCGCGGAGTGGAGCCGGCGCTCGCGCGGGAGGTGGCGCGGCAGCTGTCGAAGGACCCGGAGCAGGCGCTGGAGATCCACGCCCGGGAGGAGCTGGGCATCGACCCCTCCGACCTGCCCTCGCCGATGACGGCGGCCCTCGCCTCGTTCGGCTCGTTCGCGCTGGGCGCGCTGCTGCCCGTCCTCCCGTATCTGCTGGGCGCCACGCAGCTGTGGCCCGCGGTGCTGCTGGCGCTGCTGGGGCTGTTCGCGTGCGGTGCGGTCGTCGCCCGGGTGACGGCGCGCAGCTGGTGGTTCAGCGGGCTGCGGCAGCTGCTGCTGGGCGGGGCGGCGGCCGGTGTGACGTATCTCCTGGGTATTGCCTTCGGGACCGCTGTCGGGTGA
- the lgt gene encoding prolipoprotein diacylglyceryl transferase: MNLAYIPSPSTGVLHLGPVPLRGYAFCIIIGVFAAVWLGNRRWVARGGRAGTVADIAVWAVPFGLVGGRLYHVITDYELYFGEGRNWVDSFKIWEGGLGIWGAVALGAVGAWIGCRRRGIPLPAWADAVAPGIAVAQAIGRWGNWFNQELYGKPTDLPWALKIDADPGIGRVAGTYHPTFLYESLWCLGVAALVIWADRRFKLGHGRAFALYVAAYTVGRFWTEYLRVDDAHHVLGLRLNGWTSILVFIAAVVYMVVSARKVPGREAVVEPGVSDAAPDESGSDVKDASPAKPADAPKSAGGPETAKKL; this comes from the coding sequence ATGAATCTCGCATACATTCCCAGCCCGTCGACCGGCGTCCTCCACCTGGGGCCGGTCCCGCTGCGCGGCTATGCCTTCTGCATCATCATCGGCGTCTTCGCCGCCGTCTGGCTCGGCAACCGACGCTGGGTCGCGCGCGGCGGCCGGGCCGGGACCGTCGCCGACATCGCCGTCTGGGCCGTGCCCTTCGGCCTCGTCGGCGGCCGGCTCTACCACGTGATCACCGACTACGAGCTGTACTTCGGCGAGGGCCGGAACTGGGTCGACTCCTTCAAGATCTGGGAGGGCGGGCTCGGCATCTGGGGCGCGGTGGCGCTGGGTGCGGTCGGCGCCTGGATCGGCTGCCGCCGGCGCGGCATCCCGCTGCCCGCCTGGGCGGACGCCGTCGCCCCCGGCATCGCGGTGGCCCAGGCGATCGGCCGGTGGGGCAACTGGTTCAACCAGGAGCTCTACGGGAAGCCGACGGATCTGCCGTGGGCGCTGAAGATCGACGCGGACCCCGGGATCGGGCGGGTCGCGGGTACGTACCACCCGACGTTCCTGTACGAGTCGCTGTGGTGCCTCGGCGTCGCAGCCCTGGTGATCTGGGCCGACCGGCGCTTCAAGCTGGGGCACGGGCGGGCGTTCGCGCTGTACGTCGCGGCTTACACGGTGGGGCGCTTCTGGACGGAGTACCTGCGGGTGGACGACGCGCATCATGTGCTGGGGCTGCGGCTCAACGGGTGGACGTCGATCCTGGTGTTCATCGCGGCGGTGGTGTACATGGTCGTCTCCGCTCGGAAGGTTCCCGGGCGGGAGGCCGTGGTGGAGCCGGGCGTCTCCGACGCGGCGCCGGACGAGTCCGGTTCGGACGTGAAGGACGCTTCTCCGGCGAAGCCGGCGGATGCTCCGAAGTCTGCGGGTGGGCCTGAGACGGCCAAGAAGCTCTGA
- a CDS encoding thioredoxin domain-containing protein translates to MNEKHSEGKRSARERLQEQREKDAARAKRKRALIAGLAVVGVLGTGAGVAAVVANTGGEKKDEAAGPPLPPQGALGKDGSTIPVGKKAAKATLTVYEDFRCPACGLFENAYRETVRDLEQEGKLKTEYHIVTLIDRNLGGTGSLRAANAAACAQDVGKFAAFHDVLYKNQPPETKDAFAETSRLYELAGQVPGLNTPGFQKCVDDGTHDSWVKQAHEAFRKGAYKATPTVLLDGKSVYGDPAHPLTPAKLREMVVAAAKKKH, encoded by the coding sequence GTGAACGAGAAGCACAGCGAGGGAAAGCGCAGCGCCCGCGAGCGGCTGCAGGAACAGCGCGAGAAGGACGCCGCCCGCGCCAAGCGCAAACGGGCGTTGATCGCGGGGCTGGCGGTGGTGGGGGTGCTGGGGACCGGCGCCGGGGTCGCGGCCGTGGTCGCGAACACGGGCGGGGAGAAGAAGGACGAGGCGGCCGGCCCGCCGCTGCCGCCGCAGGGGGCCCTCGGCAAGGACGGCTCCACCATCCCGGTCGGCAAGAAGGCCGCCAAGGCCACCCTCACCGTCTACGAGGACTTCCGCTGCCCGGCCTGCGGCCTGTTCGAGAACGCGTACCGGGAGACCGTGCGTGACCTGGAACAGGAGGGCAAGCTCAAGACCGAGTACCACATCGTCACCCTCATCGACCGGAACCTGGGCGGCACGGGCTCGCTCCGGGCCGCCAACGCGGCGGCGTGCGCGCAGGACGTCGGCAAGTTCGCCGCGTTCCACGACGTCCTCTACAAGAACCAGCCGCCCGAGACGAAGGACGCCTTCGCCGAGACCTCCCGGCTGTACGAGCTGGCCGGGCAGGTGCCCGGGCTGAACACCCCCGGTTTCCAGAAGTGCGTGGACGACGGCACGCACGACAGCTGGGTGAAGCAGGCGCACGAGGCGTTCCGGAAGGGCGCCTACAAGGCGACCCCGACGGTGCTGCTCGACGGGAAGAGCGTCTACGGGGACCCCGCGCATCCGCTGACCCCGGCGAAGCTGCGGGAGATGGTGGTGGCCGCCGCCAAGAAGAAGCACTGA
- the trpA gene encoding tryptophan synthase subunit alpha encodes MSGNVQLLADTLAAAKAEDRAALIAYLPAGFPTVDGGIAAIKAVFDGGADVVEVGLPHSDPVLDGPVIQTADDIALKGGVRIADVMRTVREAHAATGKPVLVMTYWNPIDRYGVERFTAELAEAGGAGCILPDLPVQESDLWREHAGKHGLATVFVVAPSSKDERLATITAAGSGFVYAASLMGVTGTRASVGAQAKELVERTRATGTALPVCVGLGVSDAAQAAEVAGFADGVIVGSAFVKRLLDAPDEAAGLAAVRELAGELADGVRKRG; translated from the coding sequence GTGAGCGGGAACGTACAGCTGTTGGCCGACACCCTCGCCGCCGCGAAGGCCGAGGACCGCGCCGCGCTCATCGCCTACCTCCCGGCCGGCTTCCCGACCGTGGACGGCGGCATCGCGGCGATCAAGGCCGTCTTCGACGGCGGCGCGGACGTGGTGGAGGTGGGGCTGCCGCACAGCGACCCCGTCCTCGACGGCCCCGTCATCCAGACCGCCGACGACATCGCCCTGAAGGGCGGCGTCCGGATCGCGGACGTCATGCGGACGGTCCGGGAGGCCCACGCGGCCACCGGCAAGCCCGTGCTCGTCATGACGTACTGGAACCCCATCGACCGCTACGGCGTGGAGCGCTTCACCGCCGAGCTGGCCGAGGCGGGCGGCGCCGGCTGCATCCTGCCCGACCTGCCCGTGCAGGAGTCGGACCTGTGGCGCGAGCACGCGGGCAAGCACGGGCTGGCGACGGTCTTCGTCGTCGCGCCGAGCAGCAAGGACGAGCGGCTCGCCACGATCACCGCGGCGGGCAGCGGCTTCGTCTACGCGGCCTCGCTGATGGGCGTCACCGGAACCCGCGCGTCCGTCGGCGCCCAGGCCAAGGAACTGGTCGAGCGCACCCGCGCCACCGGCACCGCGCTGCCCGTCTGCGTCGGGCTCGGCGTCTCCGACGCGGCGCAGGCCGCCGAGGTCGCCGGGTTCGCGGACGGGGTGATCGTCGGCTCGGCGTTCGTCAAGCGGCTGCTGGACGCCCCGGACGAGGCGGCCGGGCTGGCGGCGGTGCGGGAACTGGCCGGGGAGCTGGCGGACGGCGTCCGCAAGCGGGGCTGA
- the trpB gene encoding tryptophan synthase subunit beta, with protein sequence MSSEFFVPDPAGQVPSAAGYFGAFGGTFIPEALVAAVDEVAVAYEKAKSDPSFAAELDDLMVNYTGRPSSLTEVPRFAEHAGGARVFLKREDLNHTGSHKINNVLGQALLTQRMGKTRVIAETGAGQHGVATATACALFGLDCTIYMGEVDTERQALNVARMRMLGAEVIAVKSGSRTLKDAINEAFRDWVANVDHTHYLFGTVAGPHPFPAMVRDFHRVIGVEARRQILERAGRLPDAAVACVGGGSNAIGLFHAFIPDAGVRLIGCEPAGHGVETGEHAATLTAGEPGILHGSRSYVLQDDEGQITEPYSISAGLDYPGVGPEHAYLKDSGRGEYRAVTDDAAMRALRLLSRTEGIIPAIESAHALAGALEVGRELGEDGLIVVNLSGRGDKDMDTAARYFGLYDTDAEVAADRTDTAEIEGDAK encoded by the coding sequence GTGTCCTCTGAGTTCTTCGTTCCCGACCCCGCGGGCCAGGTGCCCAGCGCGGCGGGCTACTTCGGCGCCTTCGGCGGCACCTTCATCCCCGAGGCGTTGGTCGCCGCCGTGGACGAGGTCGCCGTCGCCTACGAGAAGGCCAAGTCCGACCCGTCGTTCGCCGCCGAGCTCGACGACCTGATGGTCAATTACACCGGGCGGCCCAGCTCCCTCACCGAGGTGCCGCGGTTCGCCGAACACGCGGGCGGCGCCCGGGTGTTTCTCAAGCGCGAGGACCTCAACCACACCGGTTCCCACAAGATCAACAACGTGCTGGGCCAGGCCCTGCTCACCCAGCGGATGGGCAAGACGCGCGTCATCGCGGAGACCGGCGCCGGCCAGCACGGCGTCGCCACGGCCACCGCCTGCGCCCTCTTCGGCCTCGACTGCACCATCTACATGGGCGAGGTCGACACCGAGCGGCAGGCCCTCAACGTCGCCCGGATGCGGATGCTCGGCGCCGAGGTCATCGCCGTCAAGTCCGGCAGCCGCACCCTGAAGGACGCCATCAACGAGGCGTTCCGCGACTGGGTCGCCAACGTCGACCACACGCACTACCTCTTCGGTACGGTCGCCGGGCCGCACCCCTTCCCCGCCATGGTCCGCGACTTCCACCGGGTCATCGGCGTCGAGGCCCGCCGGCAGATCCTGGAGCGCGCCGGGCGGCTGCCCGACGCGGCCGTCGCCTGCGTCGGCGGCGGCTCCAACGCCATCGGCCTGTTCCACGCGTTCATCCCCGACGCGGGCGTCCGGCTCATCGGCTGCGAGCCGGCCGGGCACGGCGTCGAGACCGGCGAGCACGCGGCCACCCTGACCGCGGGCGAACCGGGCATCCTGCACGGCTCCCGGTCCTACGTCCTCCAGGACGACGAGGGGCAGATCACCGAGCCGTACTCCATCTCGGCCGGCCTGGACTACCCCGGCGTCGGACCGGAGCACGCCTACCTCAAGGACTCCGGCCGCGGCGAGTACCGCGCGGTCACCGACGACGCCGCGATGCGGGCGCTGCGCCTGCTGTCCCGCACCGAGGGCATCATCCCGGCCATCGAGAGCGCCCACGCGCTCGCCGGGGCCCTGGAGGTCGGCCGGGAACTGGGCGAGGACGGCCTGATCGTCGTCAACCTGTCCGGCCGCGGCGACAAGGACATGGACACCGCCGCCCGCTACTTCGGCCTCTACGACACCGACGCCGAGGTGGCCGCCGACCGCACCGACACCGCAGAGATCGAGGGGGACGCCAAGTGA
- the trpM gene encoding tryptophan biosynthesis modulator TrpM: MTAYARLARGCRPRGCRAPARRVRGRRVRYHIGCEPGQINGRRWRGTAP, encoded by the coding sequence ATGACCGCGTACGCGCGCCTGGCCCGGGGGTGCCGCCCCCGGGGCTGCCGCGCGCCCGCGCGGCGGGTGCGCGGACGCCGCGTCCGCTACCACATCGGGTGCGAGCCCGGACAGATCAACGGGCGCCGATGGCGCGGGACCGCTCCGTAG
- the trpC gene encoding indole-3-glycerol phosphate synthase TrpC — protein sequence MSVLDEIIDGVRADLAERQARVSLDELKERAAKAPQARDGAAALRGENVAVICEVKRSSPSKGALAAIADPAGLAADYEAGGASVISVLTEQRRFGGSLADLEAVRAKVDIPVLRKDFIVTAYQLWEARAYGADLALLIVAALEQEALVSLIERAESIGLTPLVEVHDEEEVERAVAAGARVIGVNARDLRTLEVDRGTFARVAPEIPDGIVKIAESGVRGPHDLIAYANDGADAVLVGESLVTGRDPKAAVADLVAAGAHPALRHGRS from the coding sequence GTGAGTGTGCTCGACGAGATCATCGACGGAGTCCGTGCCGACCTCGCGGAGCGGCAGGCGCGCGTCAGCCTCGACGAGCTCAAGGAGCGGGCCGCGAAGGCCCCGCAGGCCAGGGACGGCGCCGCCGCCCTCCGCGGTGAGAACGTCGCCGTGATCTGCGAGGTCAAGCGCTCCAGCCCGTCCAAGGGCGCGCTGGCCGCCATCGCCGACCCCGCCGGGCTGGCCGCCGACTACGAGGCCGGTGGTGCCTCCGTCATCAGTGTGCTGACCGAGCAGCGCCGCTTCGGCGGCTCGCTCGCCGACCTGGAGGCCGTCCGCGCCAAGGTCGACATCCCGGTCCTGCGCAAGGACTTCATCGTCACCGCCTACCAGCTGTGGGAGGCTCGCGCCTACGGCGCCGACCTCGCGCTGCTGATCGTCGCCGCCCTGGAGCAGGAGGCCCTGGTCTCCCTGATCGAGCGGGCCGAGTCCATCGGGCTCACCCCGCTGGTCGAGGTGCACGACGAGGAGGAGGTCGAGCGGGCGGTGGCCGCCGGCGCCCGCGTCATCGGCGTCAACGCGCGCGACCTGAGGACGCTGGAGGTCGACCGCGGCACCTTCGCCCGGGTCGCCCCCGAGATCCCGGACGGCATCGTCAAGATCGCCGAGTCCGGTGTGCGCGGCCCGCACGACCTCATCGCCTACGCCAACGACGGCGCCGACGCGGTGCTCGTCGGCGAGTCCCTGGTGACCGGCCGCGACCCCAAGGCGGCCGTCGCCGACCTGGTCGCCGCCGGCGCCCACCCGGCCCTGCGGCACGGCAGGAGCTGA
- a CDS encoding DUF2752 domain-containing protein, with the protein MREPASGPGPRPGSGPGPGRRPGFAPGRDAAPPVRRPSPRRPSLRRLGAPLGVAAGLGAAAALVAAVDPNEPGHYPVCPLLRHTGLLCPACGGLRGLHALLHGDLAAALRANALAVPGYAVFAVLWAVWCVRAVRRDGGMPLALRPAHWWGVGLLVLAFTVVRNLPCGDFLTP; encoded by the coding sequence GTGAGGGAGCCCGCTTCCGGTCCGGGGCCGCGTCCGGGATCAGGCCCGGGACCAGGCCGGCGGCCCGGCTTCGCCCCCGGCCGGGACGCCGCGCCGCCCGTCCGCCGTCCGTCCCCCCGCCGCCCGTCTCTCCGCCGGCTGGGCGCGCCGCTGGGCGTCGCCGCCGGGCTCGGCGCGGCGGCGGCCCTGGTCGCGGCGGTGGACCCGAACGAGCCCGGCCACTACCCCGTCTGCCCGCTGCTGCGCCACACCGGCCTGCTCTGCCCCGCCTGCGGCGGCCTGCGCGGGCTGCACGCCCTGCTGCACGGCGACCTCGCCGCCGCCCTGCGCGCCAACGCCCTCGCCGTCCCGGGCTACGCCGTCTTCGCCGTCCTCTGGGCGGTCTGGTGCGTCCGCGCGGTGCGCCGCGACGGCGGGATGCCGCTGGCCCTGCGGCCGGCGCACTGGTGGGGGGTCGGCCTGCTGGTGCTGGCGTTCACCGTGGTGCGGAACCTGCCCTGCGGGGACTTCCTCACGCCGTGA
- a CDS encoding HGxxPAAW family protein produces MSGQVHHGQTPAAWTGVIISFIGFCVASAFIVMAKPVGFWAGVGVILLGAVVGGIMRLMGLGQAPKMGSRPKAEAQPQNG; encoded by the coding sequence ATGTCGGGTCAGGTACACCACGGACAGACCCCGGCCGCCTGGACCGGTGTCATCATTTCCTTCATCGGCTTCTGCGTCGCCAGCGCGTTCATCGTGATGGCCAAGCCGGTCGGTTTCTGGGCCGGTGTCGGCGTCATCCTGCTCGGCGCGGTCGTCGGCGGCATCATGCGCCTCATGGGCCTCGGCCAGGCCCCCAAGATGGGCTCGCGGCCCAAGGCCGAGGCGCAGCCGCAGAACGGCTGA
- a CDS encoding TIGR02234 family membrane protein → MSAAVPHPRTRTEPAPGRSARRSVGAALFLTAAGAALVLLAGGRTWVEGTAAGVRDAAREQATGQDVTGLPGALAIVGLAALVAVFAVRRAGRTLVAAVLALCGAGVVVGSVTGASDTGALEEKAARTTGLSSAAVEHVSHTPWPWVALAGGVLLLLAGLLALRYGRHWPAMGGRYERDGSPRPRRPRRAPDPERPEEIWKALDRGEDPTGDTAPR, encoded by the coding sequence GTGAGCGCAGCCGTACCCCACCCCCGCACCCGCACCGAGCCCGCCCCCGGCCGGAGCGCCCGGCGCAGCGTCGGCGCCGCCCTGTTCCTCACGGCGGCCGGCGCCGCGCTCGTGCTGCTCGCCGGCGGCCGGACCTGGGTCGAGGGCACGGCGGCGGGCGTCCGCGACGCGGCCCGCGAGCAGGCCACCGGCCAGGACGTCACCGGCCTGCCCGGTGCCCTCGCCATCGTCGGCCTGGCCGCGCTCGTCGCCGTCTTCGCCGTGCGCCGGGCCGGCCGGACGCTGGTCGCCGCGGTGCTGGCGCTCTGCGGCGCGGGCGTCGTCGTGGGCTCCGTCACCGGCGCCTCCGACACGGGGGCCCTGGAGGAGAAGGCCGCCAGGACCACCGGCCTGTCCAGCGCCGCCGTCGAGCACGTCAGCCACACCCCCTGGCCGTGGGTGGCCCTGGCCGGCGGCGTCCTGCTGCTGCTCGCCGGGCTGCTCGCGCTGCGCTACGGCCGGCACTGGCCCGCCATGGGCGGCCGGTACGAGCGCGACGGCAGCCCGCGCCCCCGTCGGCCGCGCCGCGCGCCGGACCCCGAGCGGCCCGAGGAGATCTGGAAGGCCCTCGACCGGGGGGAGGACCCCACCGGCGACACCGCGCCCCGGTAG
- a CDS encoding anthranilate synthase component I → MAATSIAPGPAQIPDADTFRALAKDRRVIPVTRRFLADGDTPVALYRKLAAERPGTFLLESAEQGRSWSRYSFIGVRSAATLTARDGETHWLGTPPVGVPTDGDPLRTLRATVEALHTPRDLIEGAGLPPFTGGMVGYLGYDVVRRLEKIGDRHGEGDGLGLPELTMLLTSDLAVLDHWNGTVLLIANAINHNDLETGVDEAYADAVARLDAMTADLHRPVPTHPTVLPSAELPEFTARWGGADYQAAVEDIKERIRAGEAFQVVPSQRFETPCEASALDVYRVLRATNPSPYMYLFQFDGFQVVGSSPEALVKVEDGRAMVHPIAGTRPRGATPQADAALAEELLADPKERAEHLMLVDLGRNDLGRVCEPGSVEVVDFMSIERYSHVMHIVSTVTGRLAPGRTAFDVLTACFPAGTLSGAPKPRAMQIIEELEPSRRGLYGGCVGYLDFAGDSDTAIAIRTAVLRDGTAYVQAGAGVVADSDPVAEDTECRNKAAAVLRAVHGAARLTRPGAPA, encoded by the coding sequence ATGGCTGCCACCTCCATCGCTCCGGGGCCCGCTCAGATCCCCGACGCCGACACCTTCCGCGCGCTGGCCAAGGACCGCCGGGTCATCCCGGTCACCCGGCGCTTCCTGGCCGACGGCGACACCCCCGTCGCCCTCTACCGCAAGCTCGCCGCCGAGCGGCCGGGCACGTTCCTGCTGGAGTCCGCGGAACAGGGCCGGAGCTGGTCGCGCTACTCGTTCATCGGCGTGCGCAGCGCCGCCACCCTCACGGCGCGGGACGGCGAGACCCACTGGCTGGGCACCCCGCCCGTCGGCGTCCCCACCGACGGCGACCCGCTGCGCACCCTGCGGGCGACCGTCGAGGCGCTGCACACCCCGCGCGACCTCATCGAGGGCGCCGGGCTGCCGCCCTTCACCGGCGGCATGGTCGGCTACCTGGGCTACGACGTCGTCCGCCGCCTGGAGAAGATCGGCGACCGGCACGGGGAGGGCGACGGCCTCGGGCTGCCCGAGCTCACCATGCTGCTCACCTCGGACCTCGCCGTCCTCGACCACTGGAACGGCACGGTCCTGCTGATCGCCAACGCGATCAACCACAACGACCTGGAGACGGGCGTCGACGAGGCGTACGCGGACGCCGTCGCCCGCCTCGACGCGATGACCGCCGATCTGCACCGGCCCGTCCCCACGCACCCCACCGTGCTGCCCTCCGCCGAACTGCCGGAGTTCACCGCCCGCTGGGGCGGCGCCGACTACCAGGCGGCCGTCGAGGACATCAAGGAGCGCATCCGGGCGGGCGAGGCGTTCCAGGTGGTGCCCTCGCAGCGGTTCGAGACGCCGTGCGAGGCGTCCGCGCTGGACGTCTACCGGGTGCTGCGGGCGACCAACCCCAGCCCGTACATGTACCTCTTCCAGTTCGACGGCTTCCAGGTCGTCGGCTCCAGCCCCGAGGCGCTGGTGAAGGTCGAGGACGGGCGGGCCATGGTCCACCCCATCGCGGGCACCCGCCCGCGCGGCGCCACCCCGCAGGCCGACGCCGCCCTCGCCGAGGAACTCCTCGCCGACCCCAAGGAGCGCGCCGAGCACCTGATGCTCGTCGACCTCGGCCGCAACGACCTGGGCCGGGTCTGCGAGCCGGGCAGCGTCGAGGTCGTCGACTTCATGTCGATCGAGCGCTACAGCCACGTCATGCACATCGTCTCCACCGTCACCGGCCGTCTCGCGCCCGGCCGGACGGCGTTCGACGTGCTCACCGCCTGCTTCCCGGCCGGCACCCTCTCCGGCGCGCCCAAGCCCCGGGCCATGCAGATCATCGAGGAGCTCGAACCGTCCCGCCGCGGCCTGTACGGCGGCTGCGTCGGCTACCTGGACTTCGCCGGGGACTCCGACACCGCCATCGCCATCCGCACCGCCGTCCTGCGGGACGGCACCGCCTACGTCCAGGCGGGCGCGGGCGTCGTCGCCGACTCCGACCCGGTCGCCGAGGACACCGAGTGCCGCAACAAGGCCGCCGCCGTACTGCGGGCCGTGCACGGCGCCGCCCGGCTCACCCGCCCGGGGGCACCGGCGTGA
- the hisI gene encoding phosphoribosyl-AMP cyclohydrolase: MTGKPLSSSESGPTGSSRSSRPAVPGSTALDPAVAARLKRTAEGLVPAVAQQYDTGEVLMLGWMDDEALHRTLTTGRCTYWSRSRSEYWVKGDTSGHVQHVKSVALDCDGDTLLVKVDQTGPACHTGTRTCFDAGDLPLGQ; this comes from the coding sequence ATGACCGGCAAGCCCCTTTCCAGTTCCGAGTCCGGCCCCACCGGCTCCTCTCGCTCCTCCCGCCCCGCCGTCCCCGGCAGCACCGCGCTCGATCCCGCCGTCGCCGCGCGCCTCAAGCGCACCGCCGAGGGCCTGGTGCCGGCCGTCGCCCAGCAGTACGACACCGGCGAGGTGCTGATGCTCGGCTGGATGGACGACGAGGCGCTGCACCGCACCCTCACCACCGGCCGGTGCACCTACTGGAGCCGCAGCCGGAGCGAGTACTGGGTCAAGGGCGACACCTCCGGCCACGTCCAGCACGTCAAGTCCGTGGCCCTGGACTGCGACGGCGACACCCTCCTCGTCAAGGTCGACCAGACCGGTCCGGCGTGCCACACCGGGACGCGCACCTGTTTCGACGCCGGAGACCTGCCGCTGGGCCAGTAG
- a CDS encoding TIGR03085 family metal-binding protein: MSTHAQRERLLLADLLETAGPNAPTLCQGWSARDLAAHVVVRERRSDAAAGALFKPLAARLERVQAEFAAKPYEELIQLIRTGPPRTSPFALKQIDEAANTVEFYVHTEDVRRAQPDWTPRELDPVFADALWARLEKMARVLGRKAPVGVVLRRPDGRTAVGNRGVPVVTVTGEPGELTLFAFGRQSAARVELEGDEVAKAKLLAARLGL, encoded by the coding sequence ATGTCGACCCACGCACAGCGCGAACGCCTGCTTCTCGCGGATCTGTTGGAGACCGCGGGTCCGAACGCCCCGACGCTCTGCCAGGGGTGGAGCGCCCGCGATCTCGCGGCCCACGTCGTGGTGCGCGAACGCCGCTCGGACGCCGCGGCGGGCGCCCTGTTCAAACCACTGGCCGCCCGCCTGGAACGGGTCCAGGCCGAGTTCGCCGCCAAGCCCTACGAGGAGCTGATCCAGCTCATCCGGACCGGGCCGCCGCGCACCTCGCCGTTCGCCCTCAAGCAGATCGACGAGGCGGCGAACACGGTCGAGTTCTACGTCCACACCGAGGACGTGCGCCGCGCCCAGCCCGACTGGACGCCGCGCGAACTCGATCCCGTCTTCGCCGACGCGCTCTGGGCCCGCCTGGAGAAGATGGCCCGCGTCCTGGGCCGCAAGGCGCCCGTCGGCGTCGTCCTCCGCCGCCCGGACGGCCGCACGGCGGTGGGGAACCGGGGCGTTCCCGTGGTGACGGTCACCGGTGAGCCCGGTGAGCTGACCCTCTTCGCCTTCGGACGGCAGTCCGCCGCGCGGGTGGAGCTGGAGGGCGACGAGGTCGCCAAGGCGAAGCTGCTGGCGGCGCGTCTGGGGTTGTGA
- the hisF gene encoding imidazole glycerol phosphate synthase subunit HisF, with translation MTLAVRVIPCLDVDNGRVVKGVNFQNLRDAGDPVEMARVYGREGADELTFLDITASSGNRETTYDVVRRTAEQVFIPLTVGGGVRTADDVDKLLRAGADKVGVNTAAIERPDLVREIAERFGRQVLVLSVDARRTPSGSFEVTTHGGRRGTGLDAVEWAHRAAELGAGEILLNSMDADGTKDGYDTEMIAAVRRHVSVPVIASGGAGKLADFAPAVAAGADAVLAASVFHFGDLRIGEVKGALRDAGHPVR, from the coding sequence GTGACCCTCGCGGTCCGAGTCATCCCCTGCCTGGACGTGGACAACGGCCGCGTCGTCAAGGGGGTCAACTTCCAGAACCTGCGCGACGCGGGCGACCCCGTCGAGATGGCCCGCGTGTACGGGCGGGAGGGCGCCGACGAGCTCACCTTCCTCGACATCACCGCCTCTTCCGGCAACCGCGAGACCACGTACGACGTGGTCCGGCGGACCGCCGAGCAGGTCTTCATCCCGCTGACCGTGGGCGGCGGCGTGCGGACCGCCGACGACGTCGACAAGCTGCTGCGGGCCGGGGCCGACAAGGTGGGTGTGAACACCGCCGCCATCGAGCGGCCGGACCTCGTACGGGAGATCGCCGAGCGCTTCGGGCGGCAGGTCCTCGTGCTGTCCGTCGACGCGCGGCGGACTCCGTCCGGGTCCTTCGAGGTCACCACCCATGGTGGGCGGCGGGGGACCGGGCTCGACGCGGTCGAGTGGGCGCATCGGGCGGCGGAGCTGGGGGCGGGGGAGATCCTGCTCAACTCGATGGACGCCGACGGGACGAAGGACGGGTACGACACGGAGATGATCGCCGCTGTGCGGCGGCATGTGTCCGTGCCGGTCATCGCCAGTGGGGGCGCGGGCAAGCTTGCCGATTTCGCTCCTGCGGTGGCCGCGGGCGCTGACGCGGTGCTCGCGGCTTCCGTCTTCCACTTCGGTGATCTGCGGATCGGGGAGGTCAAGGGGGCGTTGCGGGATGCGGGGCATCCCGTGCGGTGA